TCCCTGAGGTCGTGCCCCGAGATCAGGATGCCGGGATTCTTGCCCACGCCGAGCTTCACTCGGGAGATCTCCGGGTTGCCGTAAGCGCGAGTATTGGCCTCGTCGAGCAGGGCCATCGCGGTCACGCCCACCGCGCCGCACTCCATGACCAGCGCGACCATCTCCTCGCTGCTCAGCTCGCGGGTCGTGGTGGCCAGGGCCTTGATCATGAAGGCATGGATCTCGGGCTTTTCGAGGCCGAGGATGGCGGCGTGGTCGGTGTAGGCGGCCATGCCCTTGACGCCATAGATCAGCAGTTCGCGCAGCGAGCGCAGGTCTTCGTTGGGCTGCGACAGCACGCCGACTTCGGCGCCCTTGGCGGCGTAAGCGCTCACTGGACCGTTCCAGGTGACGGCATCCTGCGCGCCGTCGAAGCCGATCGCGGCCTTCAGGGCATCGCGCTTGGCGATCGTGGCCTGGATCAGCTCCGCGAGCCGTGCGGCATCGAAATTGGCGTTGGTGATGGTGGCGAACAGCGCCTGGGAGATGAAGGGACCGACCGAGTCGTCCGGCCGGCCCTGGCGCTGCGCCTCCTCAGCAACCAGGGCCAGGCCCTTCAGCAGGTAGACCAGCAGGTCGTGCAGCACGGCAATACTCTCGGTCTTGCCGCAGATGCCCTTGACGGTGCAGCCGGTGCCCTTGGAGGCCTCTTCGCACTGGAAACAAAACATGCTCATTTTGGAAGACTCGATTCGTTGACGGTTTTTGGGGGAAACCGCTGTCGATAGCGGTAAAGGCAGTCTTCCAGATCGCAGGTCGTTGCGACTTGATCAAGGTCAAATCGAATTTTTTATATATAGAACAAATGCTTTTGCCTTTGTCGCGCGCGGATTTGCCCCTCGGATCTAACCTGGATCGAGGCCGAGTAATCGGGGTGGCCGGAGAATCGTTACCTGCTCGCGCGCCGACGCGCCCCGAGTGGGTCGCCGATCAAGATCGAGTCCCGAAATCCAGCCGGACCGCGCCGCTGCTGGCGCGTGCCGGTGGTATCATGCTGAACTTGTTCGCAGCTTCGGCTGCTCGTGCTCCTCGGCCGCGCCGCCTGGCGCTGCCGCATCGTCCCACGTCCGCCCGAGCAGTGCCCATGATCGAAGTCCTTCGCCGCACGCCTCTGCTCTCGCAGCTCACCGAGGCCCAGTTGCAGCGGGTGGCGGTCCACGCCCACGAGCGGCGCCTCGCCGAGGGCGAGTGGCTGTTCGCCCAGGGCGACGCGGCGACCCGCTTCTACCTGGTCGAAGCAGGCCAGATTCGATTGTTTCGTCTGTCGGCCGATGGCGCTGAGAAGGTCATCGAGATCGTCTCGCCGGGCCAGACCTTCGCCGAAGCCTTGATGTTCATGCAGGAGCCGCACTATCCGGTCAGTGCCGCGGCGCTCGCCCCGACGACCCTGATCGCGATCGATGCCTCCGACTTCGCGTTCATGCTGCGCGAGTCGGTCGATACCTGTTTCGTCGTCCTCGGCGCGCTGAGCCGGCGCCTGCGGGCCTTGATCGGCGAGATCGACGACCTGACGCTGCACACGGCCCGCAGCCGCGTCGCGCGCTACCTGCTCTCGCAATGCCCCGCCGATCGCCGTGCCTTCAACCTCGAGATCCCCAAGTCCGTGCTCGCCTCGCGCCTGTCGATCAAGCCCGAGACCTTCTCGCGCGTGATCAGGCAACTGACGAGCGAAGACTTGATCTCGATGCACGGCGGACATGTCACCGTTCGCGACCGAGACGCGCTCGACCGCGCTGCGGACTGGCATGGCGAGCTCCCGCGCAGCGATGCCTTCTGTCCGCAGTCGCTTCGCTTTCGCTGACCTGTCGGGCGGCGAGCAGCTCGTGGACCTCGACATCGATAGGAACAAGGCTTGGGGGACCCGCCTGCGGGCCGATGGCACGACCGAGGACATCGGGTTCGCCAAGCGGCGCAGCGGTTCGACCATCCGGCTCTTCTCTCGGCGTCCAGCGTCGCGCAGTGGACGGTCAGGGGGTATCTAACCGAAGTCGCGCAGGGAGAAGGGGCCTCGCCTTGTCGCGCAATCAGGGCTACCTGCGGCTTTCCTGAGCCGAGGGCATGCGATTTTGCGAGACGTGACCCCGAGGACGCGCCACTTCTAGTCGCGTGAGCGACTGAACATGGAGGAAGTCGGAAACCGGGTTTTGGACTTCCGTGCCAATTGTTGGCTAGGCCAGCCGGCAAATCGGCATCTCTACCAGGGCGCCAGCGGTACCAACCAAGGGTTCGCGTGTCGGTGCCAAGTCACTATGTTAACCCCTCGCGGGGATCGCACCTAGCGGCCGGGCGGCGCTCGACCTGTTTGTCGCCGCCCGGCGCCGCGTCGCCGAGAAATCGCAGGGCACGACGGCCTTGTATAGGGCCATGGCGCGACCTAACGTTAAAGGGCATAGATCGTGGATTGGGCCCTGGCCAGACGACTCGGCAAAGAGCTGGAGTGGAGCGGCATGGACAAAGTTAAACAGATCCTCTGCATCGACCCCGAGCCACCGGAGTTGCGCCTCGAGACCCTGCTGAACCAGCGCGGGATCGCTGCGAGCCTGACCGAGGCCGCGCGCCCCGAGCAGTTGCGCGAGGCCTTGTCGCGGCCCGATTGGTGGGATCTCATCCTCTGCGATGCGACGAGCTATCTGGAGCAAGGGGTCGAGGAACTGGTCACGGGGGTGCGTGATGCGCTCGCTGCCTCGGTGGTCCTGCTACGCCAACCAGGAGGGGAGCTGACACCGGCCGCCGGCTATCACCGGGGCGCGGACGATGT
This portion of the Thioflavicoccus mobilis 8321 genome encodes:
- a CDS encoding Crp/Fnr family transcriptional regulator, translated to MIEVLRRTPLLSQLTEAQLQRVAVHAHERRLAEGEWLFAQGDAATRFYLVEAGQIRLFRLSADGAEKVIEIVSPGQTFAEALMFMQEPHYPVSAAALAPTTLIAIDASDFAFMLRESVDTCFVVLGALSRRLRALIGEIDDLTLHTARSRVARYLLSQCPADRRAFNLEIPKSVLASRLSIKPETFSRVIRQLTSEDLISMHGGHVTVRDRDALDRAADWHGELPRSDAFCPQSLRFR